The DNA region GTTTATTCGGGTTTCGCTCTAAAGCCTTTTTCTTTAAGTCTTTGCTATTAGGAATTATCTGAAATGCTTTTGTATCCGTGGTTCCCGCTTGTATACAATTAGCCTTAATCCCTTTTGAAGCGTATTCTAGTGCAATACTTCGGGTGAGCGCTTCCAACGTTGCCTTAGCTGCGGAAACAGCTGCGTAACCCTCCCAGGCTCTACTGCTACCTTCACTGGTAAAAGCCACTACGCGCGCATCCTCATCAAATAAATTTTGCTCATATATTTCCTTCACCCAATCATAAAAGCTTAATGCCATGGCGTTTAAGGTGATTTCTATGTCTTGATGGTTTAAGGTGGTTTCCTCATTGGAAACCATAGGTTTGAGGCTGCCTTTGGCGATGCTATGGACCATCATTTTTATTTTTCCCGAATTTGTTAAAGTCGTTTTTATTTCTTCAATGGTTTGTTTCCTTTTATCCGAATTGGCAGCGTCTATATTGAAACTCAACAATTGCACTCCTGTTAAAGTGATTTCTTTAAAATGGGTGTTAATCTCTTCTAAATCAGACCTCCTATCTCTATGTATAATTATGAGATGATATCCGTGACGCGCCATTTTTTTAGCGGTTGCCAAACCTAGTCCGCTGCTCCCTCCAAGAATAAGTGCCCACTGTTTTTTCATACTATTTTACCACTTCCATATGTTACCATTCTAATAAAACCCTTTGGGCAGAGAAACCCGGACCAAAACTTAGAATAAGGCCCTGCTCTCCCTTTTTAATATCTTTTTCCATAAAACGCTCCAATACATAGAGCACGGTTGCACTACTCATGTTCCCATACTGGCGTAACACTTCGCGGGTGTCATCTATATTTTTTCCCATTTCGCCAAAAAGGGACTCCACGGTTTGGACAATTTTTTTTCCACCAGGGTGAAAAATCAAATGGTCCACCATTTCTATGGAAGAATTATGTTTGTCCAAAAAAG from Zobellia alginiliquefaciens includes:
- a CDS encoding SDR family oxidoreductase; its protein translation is MKKQWALILGGSSGLGLATAKKMARHGYHLIIIHRDRRSDLEEINTHFKEITLTGVQLLSFNIDAANSDKRKQTIEEIKTTLTNSGKIKMMVHSIAKGSLKPMVSNEETTLNHQDIEITLNAMALSFYDWVKEIYEQNLFDEDARVVAFTSEGSSRAWEGYAAVSAAKATLEALTRSIALEYASKGIKANCIQAGTTDTKAFQIIPNSKDLKKKALERNPNKRLTTPEDVANTVYLLSTDEAKWITGTVIKVDGGESLR